In the Anastrepha ludens isolate Willacy unplaced genomic scaffold, idAnaLude1.1 ptg000115l, whole genome shotgun sequence genome, one interval contains:
- the LOC128871237 gene encoding histone H2A, protein MSGRGKGGKVKGKAKSRSNRAGLQFPVGRIHRLLRKGNYAERVGAGAPVYLAAVMEYLAAEVLELAGNAARDNKKTRIIPRHLQLAIRNDEELNKLLSGVTIAQGGVLPNIQAVLLPKKTEKKA, encoded by the coding sequence atgtcaggccgtggtaaaggtggtaaagttaagggaaaggcaaagtcccgttcaaatcgtgctggtcttcaatttccagttggtcgtattcatcgtttgttgcgcaaaggcaattatgctgagcgtgttggtgccggtgctccagtttatctagctgcagttatggaatatttagcagctgaagttcttgaattggctggtaatgctgctcgtgataacaaaaagacaagaatcatcccacgtcatttacaattggccattcgcaacgatgaagaattgaataaattgctgtccggtgtaactattgctcaaggtggtgttttgcctaatattcaagctgtacttttgccaaagaagaccgaaaagaaagcataa